One window of the bacterium genome contains the following:
- a CDS encoding type II toxin-antitoxin system HicA family toxin produces the protein MSRRLKLCSGAATVKKLERAGWTIDRQVGSHIMLVKQGYRYTLSVPQHKELGVGILGRLLKQAELSVEEFNAL, from the coding sequence GTGAGCCGTCGCCTTAAATTATGCTCTGGCGCTGCTACGGTAAAAAAACTCGAACGAGCGGGATGGACAATAGATCGACAGGTTGGTTCTCATATTATGCTTGTTAAACAAGGATACCGATACACATTATCCGTTCCTCAGCACAAGGAACTTGGTGTCGGCATTCTCGGTAGGTTATTGAAACAAGCCGAACTTAGTGTCGAAGAGTTCAACGCGTTATAA